GGACTGAACACCGGCCCCGTGGGCTGGAGCACCCTGTCCCTGGGTCCCgccccttccccttcctcctcctccccctgcactCAGAGCCCTGCCCACCCCTCTGCCATCCGCAGGAAGATTTCGGAATGGGAGTGCCGGCGTGTGGCTCTTCCTAGGATGAGCCTGTGCCTGGAGAAGAGACCCTcaggggagagagcaggggggagcGAGGGCTGTCCCAGCCTCCTGTCCTCCCCCTGCAGTGATAAAACCTTTGACGTGCGCAGGATGAGCGCAGCCTTCTCCGAGTGCTCGTACCCGGAGACGGAGGAGGACGAGGCCAGCCTGTCCGAGCGGGAGCCCACGGCTGGCCCCCGCAAGGCGGAGCCCGCGGGGCTGTTCAtgcgctccctctcctcccgcaAAGACACCTCAGCCGTCCTCAGCCGCATTCAGAAGATTGAGCAGGTGCTGAAGGACAGCCCCTCGGCCGTGCCCCAGTACCCCAGCAGCTGCTACGCGCGGGCCCAGGACAGGACGCCCCACAGGGGCTCTGGGGTAGGCCGGCCAGGGAGCTCGGACAGCCCCAGCATCAGCAAGAGGAGCAGCGTTTGCTCGGGGACCACTGAGCCCGGCTGCTCCCCAGGTCCTTCCAGGGCCAGGCAGAGGGGCAGCGGGAGCTCTGCTgagctgcccccctcccccgagacACCAGGGGGCACCACCACCCCAGTCAACCCTGTGCCCAAACCCAAACGCACCTTCGAGTACGAGGTCAACCGCAATAACGGCGGCGCATCGCCTAGCAATGGCCTACCTCCCAACAGCAGCTCTGAGTCCCCGCCCGCACTCCCCTCCAGCCCTGCGCCCCGCACGAGCCGAACCCAGGATGGGGGCTCCCACACCACGGACAGGTGAGAGAGCGCTGTCCGGCCTGCCCATGGTCCTGCCCTCCATCGGAGGCCTATTCCATTTCAGTTCCTTCAATTCTGGAAATCCGTTAGTGAATTTAAAAATCCTCATAAATCATTATGGGCATTGGGCATTATTCCTATTCATAAACTGTTCAAATCAGAATTACCTGAATTGAAATGTTATGAACCATAACTGTGCCACGCATTAGATGAGGTGTGAAATGTTGTTATGTTGTTGCTGAAGGATGGATTGGAAAGAGGAAGGAATGCATTTCAATTGGATCATACGAGGACAATGCATTTGCCAAAGGACATTTGCACGTGCTCTTAATTATCAGAATGTGACTATGTGCACTTGTCTGTCCAGCTTTCCTTGGACACAGCTCTGTGGCTGGCGTTTTCTGTGTTGTTCCTTGAGCTCACAGGCTGAAACGTGTCGATGTGGCTGCTTATCCAGCAGAACAGGCCACACTGGAAAGATATGACAGGGCAAGAGCGTTTCACATTCATGCAGCTGTAAGGCAGAACAAGGTTTATTTATGTGCAGAGAAACAGGATGGCTGTGAATTTGTTTAGCTCCCTTATGAGAGTTCCCAAGGCAAGACGATTAGTTGTTTTCCTTGGATCCTGAAGTATATCAAACACTTCCTGGAGAATGCAAAGGGCAAAGATCTaggttctatttttttttgttgatgttgttcTAGTCTGTGAATTATGGGGTGTTCTCTGCGTGATCTGCTGGGATTATTTCTCTTTGTCTGCTTTGTCATGAACCGTTTGGGACCACATCTTGGGTTTGGTTGGCTGAGGTCAACACCGTCTGCTGCTCATTTGCTCAAGGTTTAAGTCTTACTCTCTTGCTAAGCGATGTTAGTTTTGGCTTCTCATGAAGAGCATAGTTCTGTAGTATGAGGCTATGTTTGACGCTCTCTTCTCATAGCTTCCCATATTTGTGAAAGCTGGAGTGGAATCATGAGCCCAGTCTTTGTCCTTGGCCGCTAGAGCAGTGAGATTCCTCTGGCTTTCTTAAAGAATGTTCATCACAAGCGCTGAAGAGACAATTGCCAGTCTGTCGTGAGTGTCCATAAAGCTTCTTGTCACCCCCGCAGGGTAGCTAACAATTGGCCGTAGTTTCGCCTATGGAGGAGGGCTTTCAGTTGACTGCATTGTCTTTGCCTCATTGCACACGTGCACTATGAAATGCACTATTGAGTGCACCATTGAGTGCACTATGAAGTGATCTATAAAGTGCACTATGGAGTGCTCTATGAAGTGCACTATGGATTGCACTATGGAGTGCATAATGGCTGAGCAGCTCAGCTGCTGGGCTGCAGAATGAAAGTGAGCAGTGGCTGCTAGTTTGCCTGCACTCCTTTGTATCTGAAGGTTTTTAAGTGATGCGGAAAGAATAGTGGAtagaaaatggttttaaaaagaaaatgtataaaatattttttgtttgtttattggtcTGAACAGCTGTACTTTAACGAATGATTAATGAGGTTGAAATGAAAGAGCATCAGGAAGGCAGTGTGAATATTTAAAGGCAAAGTGAAGTCAGCCTCAGTTGAAATACCATCTAATCTAaaacacactctcctctctcagaccgGGTGCCCTGTTCCTGTCCAAAGCTGTAAAAATGCTGTCCTCACCGTCCAACATTTTTGCAAAGTCTTTTTAAGGAGTTCCAAGCAGACTTACATTAAAGCATAGATGCATCGCCCTTTGGATCTGGAAGCAGCAATAACAGAGACTCTGTGAAAAGGTGGGAATGGTGGGGGGAATTATGATAAGGCCTCGGGTTTCCTGGTGATCACTGTCCCTGTTTCAGGAGGTTAGTTCTGCTGTTCTGCCATCGCTGTTTCCTTGGTATCTTGCTTATGGACTGCAGCCCTCATCTGCCTTGGTGGCACAGAAACCACCTGGCAGTGTGACTGAAGGTCGATACTCCCGCTATACCCCCCAACAAATGAAAGAGATAGTCTGCGACTTGGAGGCCTTGTGAGTGGAGCATGTCCTAGCTTTGGTTTGGAGACAGACACTGATACTGCAGATCACGTTGCGTTTGGCTGTCCTGGGTGCTGGTTTCCAAGGGAGCACCTCCTCCCCTACTGCGCGGAGCTGTGCTTTCATCCTGCATCCGGTGAGAAAGTATTCTGGGATGTGTCTCAGGCGCAGTATAAACAAGTGGGGGACAGCTGTGGAGTGGAGTCCTAGCACAGCAGCCTGCAGCCCTGTGCTGCTGGTCTGTTACCCAGCCCCGTGCCGCCGATAGGGCCCGGGCCTCTGGAATGGTCTTTGATCTGCTCAGGTGGTCCATGGCGATTAGCCAGCGGAGGATAGCAAGGGTGAGCCAGGCTATCTGGACCGTCTCTGTGCTCTTCATACACACTGTCCAAATGAACCCCTATTAATGCCATgcgcttctctctcttctcccccttttcttttgttttttccccctgtcctGCTTTCcatctcatctccctctctcgtccTCTCTTCATTTCTCACCCCCTGTGCCCCCAGGGATTCGGGCGAGTCAGAGGACGCAGCTAGCCTTGGCTCCTCCCAGCTCTTGTTATCCATGGAGAatggctccgcccccacggAGACGCGCAGCCGACCCGGCTCTAAAAGCACTTTAGAGGAGAGTGCCTACGAGGACATCCTGGGTAAGCACAGCGATGTTTATGAGGACATTTTGGGTAAGCGTGGGGAGAGGAATAATGCTGTACAGCACACATAATGTGGGTTGGAATCCTAATTCTGTGGATTCAGTGCAAATCCTGGGTTTAGACCCAAATGCTGTATGCTCAACCCAAGTATTATGGGTTTAGATCCTGGCTGATGAACCTCCTTAGTACGGCAGCATTGTTGCAGCATCCATAATGCTGATAACATCAGTCACCCTGCAAGAGGGAGTGAACTCTAAGGGACTCTCACTTAGTGGGTGGTGTGTTGGGAAATCTGAAATGTCTGACATGTGGGTCATGGGCGTGGCTTAATGTTCACAACCTAATGGTTGCCAACATAAATAACACACCTTGATTCTTTGGGATTTGCTGTTTCTTTGCCTGTGTGTTGGCACACAGCTGAAGAGTAATATTTTACTTGGAAACATTGATTTCTAGATGACGTTTTTCTGCTGAAATGTATGGAAAGTAGaggagttttttctcaatgcTATATCCATGTAGATCTGAAAGCCAGCAGCCACGCGTGGGTTGTATGAGACTGTCCTCCCTCTGTTCTGAGGAATTTGACAGTCATGGTTTTTGatttgtgctgtgttttcattCCAGATTAACTGACCTAAATAACATAAGGTTTTTTGAAGCAAGATTTTTACCcaacaaatatttgaatttacAATTCTGTCCCTTTGGGGAAAGAATTTCACCCTATGGAAACTGCTCAGTTAAATATGTCCCCCTGTTTGATTCTTTATgaattaatgtgttttaaatcaATTAACCTTAACATTACAAATCTTTTATGTCATGCTAACAACATGTGTTTTATTGTGGCTAATATGACTGTGATTTGATGAGAGTTCACAAAGCCTTTTGTTTGCTAGCAGTCTGCGGTAAATCAATGTGAATTCTTACATACAATGTTGTGTTGGATCACACAGATTTATAAACACCAAAGAAAAGAACCCATTGCTGTTGAGATTTATGAGGCTATAAGGAACGGGGCAGCGGACAGGATGTGTATTTGTTGTGCTCAACTCCTAAAAGATGAAAGTGCCCCTGCACTTTGAACTCGCAGATAAATTGAGTGCGactccacttcctgctctggAGATGCAGGAGCGAGGCTTTGGGAAATGGCTGACCTTCTGCGCAGGCTTGTTGGGCCCTGCTGATTTCGGAGACGGGTAAAGCTGCGTGTCGTActcacagagcagtgtgtttttttctctggggGGTGACCCAGGGGCTGGCACACTGGGTAACCGTTAAACAGGCTGGATTCCTTTTTCTGAGCACCTGGCACAGGCACTGACTCCCGCAGCCCTGCATGGCTCTGATGCAAGTCTGTCTGGCCTCAGGGCCGAGCGTCAGCGGCGCTGGGGCTGGGGCGGTGCGGAGGAGAGCCGCCGTCTGAAGCCGGAGACAGAAACGCGCTGTTTCGGAGGGAACGCTGGTTTGCTGAGGCCAGGTTTTCAGGCTGGAGGTTCCGCCATCGCTGCCCTAGGGTTAGGGGAGGAGGTGACCGCAGACTGAGCAGCATGAAACATGGAATTCTCAGGAGCACTGCTGAACTTCCATCGTGTGCGGTCCAGCCGGGTGTCCTTGTCGACCACCACGTGCGCGGTCATATGCGTGTTGGTGACTGCTGGCTCTGGGCAGTGCATGCAGATGCAGCCACAGGAAGCTGTGTGACTTCCTTGTGCTCATCCAAACAAAGTACCCTTTGTGTTTACGCAGCACCTCCAGTGATTACAGTTAGGCCTGATGCAGAGCAAACATGGGACTGTTTGATCTCTACAAACACATCACATAATGTCTATGGTACTGGTTAAATTCTGCATTCAGAATATTTTAGCTGTTTCTTGGCATCACTGTTTTTGAAGTGTCATTGcggtttttcgttttttttagtTCTGTAGTGGGACAATTTTGGGCTGCTTATATCtccaaactgaaaaatgaacaagCTTTCTGAACAAATTTCCCATTGTGCCTGGCTGTAGAGTGAGAGAAATTGTGCTTTATTCCAGCGTTTCTCTAATGCGTCAGCTTACAGCTCAGACATGCTGGAATCAGCGACATCTCTCTAAATGATTCAGCTCAAATCAGctcagagagcaagagagagtttgtgttgtgtttgtaccCAGTCCTACAGACATAGTCCATAAGCTGTTATGAGTGGTTTCGACAGGCATTGTCATGCTTATTTAGTCTTATGAAGCGCATAATTTGCCATGAGCATTTATGGAGGGTAATAACAGGCCATGTGTAGTGCTTATGGAATGAGAGGAGTGCATGAAAACATAAGAATATGTAGtgatgagaacagaccattcagctcCTCTATATTCATCCTTTACCTAGCAGACACACAGCGGAGGGTCTCCACTGCCTTTTCACCAGGGGGTGGTTCCTTCATCCTTTAAGGAGGCATCAAAAAAGGTCCCCTGGGCTGAACCGGCTGACTGTGCTGATGGTGAAAGACGGCAGTGCTCTCCATGAAAGGGCTGTAGGGATCACATGCTTCACCCAGATTGTCCCGGCTGCTAAACCTCTGAAACGCTGAATACTTCAGAGCAATCGTTCGGGCTTTCTTCTGAGACACTGTGTGCTGTCGTCATGCAGTGCTCAGTACGGTTTTATCACAAGCCGCTCCTTCACAAACTGATTTGCTACATGGTGTCAGGCTCCATTTGGCTCTGGCTATGTCTGTAGAAACATTGCTGCTGACATTATGACCAGCCTGCTCTGCAGCACATGCCTATGTGTGAGGTCAGGGGAGACCCATGTGTCTGCATTTAAACAAGCCTACTTTAACACGGGCGAGAGTGAGGTTTGATGTTGGGGCTGAAGTCATCATGGTTAAGCATTGAGCGGTCCTCGTGTTTGTGCTGTGGCTGGTCCTTGTGTTTGCTTTGTGATTGGTTTTCGCgtttgtgctgtgattgctTCTCATGTTTGTGTAGTGATTGGTTCCTGTATTTGTGCTATGATTGATTTGTAGTGCATGTGCTGTGATTAGTCAACACTCCCCTCTGTAATTGTTGGTGTGTGGGGGACCCGATCAATACCCTATACCACGTAGGGTTCAACTGTCTGCTTTCCAGTAGTAATAATGTATGGCGCAGTGCCTCCAGAACTGTAGTAAGGCATCCACACACACGGTCACTAGTTCTCTCTCAGTTAGAGCATGAAAAAGTGGAAGGAAAGTTCTGGGTTGTTTACTTATGAGGTTACATTATCTGTCAGTGTGAGGATGTGAATTATGGGAAGACTCTTTGAAGTTATTATTATCTGGCAGAGCAGTTAGATTCAGGCAGGCTGGGCTTTATGATCTCATACGGAGATTACAGGATAAGGCCTGCCCTGCACATCATATTCAATTGACGTGTAGCTCAGTTGATTTGCACAAATTGCTTTGAATGTACATCCcaggaaaataatgaaagaacCAAACACAAGTATGCCAGATATCCACTGTTTCTGGAGATACAGGTTTTTTGCTGTCATATTTACATGATAATGGCAGTGTAGTCTCTAACAGAGTAAATGAACAGAGGGCTCAGCAtgatgtcattaaaaatgttggTGTGCGCTAATCAAAGAGACCATGGATTTTTCATTGGCTAACTGCTCAGAAGCCCAgttgcctcttttttttgtgtggttccCAGCCACTGACTACCACGTGAGGGGGAAACAATGGAAGACTCTTTAAGGTTCCAGAATTTTGGCAGTAAAGAGCTCTAAATTCCGTCTGCTGCTTTGTGACTGTGGCACGACATTGAACTCAGACAAGCACAGCATGGCTTTTTATAAAGAATGTGTGACTGGAGCAACGGCCTTATGAGGAGGGAAAACACCATAAAATGTTGGACTCTAGTGTGTCATGATTTTAAATCACAGAAGGATTTGGCGCTGGGAAACATGcattagtttttttccctttaaagaCATCCTTCTATATGTAATTAATATAACACCCTTAAATACACATCCTCAGTAGTGTAACAAAAGTGTTTTCTCATGCTGGTTATTTTCGTAATTGAATCTATGTGGTAACTGGAATCACAGTCATTAGAGATGCAGGTTTGGGTGAAGCCTGTACTCCTGCTCATGTGTGCTCTCCACTCATTGTAGCGACACTTTGTGTCATTACGGTAATCCTGATCATATTATTATGTCAATGCTTTTATGTTACCGAAATGCTGAAGTTATGCTGATAGTCAGCTGTGAGGAGCAgacccccaaacaccccccccttcccacagtCTGCGAGTTCTGGCAGTGACTCACCCATACTCAGTAGAAACAATACATCAGATGATCGGAGGCAGCCAAGAGTCTGTTTCAGTCTCCAAATTCCCTACCTCCCTGCATGACTCACCTTCTCTAAACTCAGTCCCCTTCACATCAAGGAGGctccactctctctttcactctacccctgtacacacacgccctcacatgcatacacaacacacagacgCGTACACGATAACACACAGGAgcatgcacaccacacatacacacatacacgcacaagcgagcacacacgcacaccctcacatgcatacactacaacacacagacgcatacacgacaacacacagacgcatacacaccacacacacacacacacacacacacacacacacaatatttaaCATGATTTTTCCCTACTTTTAATACAGCTACCTTACAGCTGGTGTTTTCTTGAATTTTAACCAGACTGAaatttccccctccccctccacagaGTCTCAGAAAGAGAACCCGTATGAGGATGTGGACCTGAAGGGCCGGGCAGGGGGACGAAAGGCCCGCCTGTTATTTGAGAGCTCCCAGGAGGAGTCCAACAGGATGTGGCCCCCCCAGGACAGGAAGTTTGGTACACCTGCCCAGGTAATACATCACCTTTATCGGAACAGCCAGGTGTTTTCCTTCGGTAAAGCGAGCCGGGGTCTTACCCTCCAGCATTTAGCTTGGCAAACCTACACAGAGCCAGAGTCTTCAGAGCCACACAAACCAAGGAGTCAAGCCAAGATGAGTCTCACAGCAAATGAGGAAGATTTAGTTCATAAATGAGTGTCGACAGGAAGTGATGTTTCAGCACTGTGTGATGTGCCAGCCCAGTTCTCCTGGTGGACCCAGCTGGCATAGTGGGAGCCTTAAAGTGGCAGCAGCTTGTTTTGGGCATGTGTAACAGAGAATTGCTGTTGTGGGTTTAAAGAGAGTCTTTGACAGTAGGATCAACAGTGGGGAATTGGTACAGTGTTAAGTGTGTCTGTGATGACCTTGGTGTACCCCATGTGGTTTTCACGCAATGCggtgtttgtttgctttcatgAATGTGCCTTCTTTTATTCCCCTCAGCTGACATCTAAGCCCAGCAGCCAATCCCTGCGCCTCCCTGGTGCTGCGGACAGGAAGTGCCACCGCACGGCCCGTCTGACCAAGCGGCACAGCCACGACGACATGCTGCTAATGCCCGCCTCTCACCGCCTGCTGAGCGACAGCCTTAGCACCACCAGCGACTCACTGGCCTCCTACTCACACCGGAGGGTGCCCAAGGTACGGCTCGGCACAGTAGGGTACGGCACAGTATGGTACGGCACGGCACAGCACAGTATGGTACTGCATGACACAGTATGGTACGACACAGTACTGCTCATTGCTGTTTCAGGCCCCTCTCTCTGATGGGGGATGGGTTGGCATGGGGCGCTGCGTGGTGTCAAACCGCAGTACCCAACATGCAGCACATATAAAATCATTTGCCTGTAATTACGAGCAGTATGTGGGCTAGGAAAGCCAAggcataatttaatttttgtgaGGCTTTAACCCTGTGCTCCCGTggaaaaacacataaacactgTGCTTCCCGTTGCTGTTTCCAGCTGGTGCAGAGAATTAACTCCATCTACTGCACCAAACGTGGGAAGAAGAGACTGAAGAAGCTGTCTCTGTCCAACATCGACACAGCCTCTCTGAGAGGTAATGCTCTTCCTGCTTAGACCTCCATTTAcattcacactctcacacacgcgtacatacacacacacacacacacacacacacatgctcactcacacgcatacacacacacacacgcacgcacacacacacgctctctcactcacacacacacacacacacacgcacacacagacacatacatgtacCATGCTGAGACAGGACTGCAGGTTTGCCCTGATGTCTGCTGGTGAGCTGATCTGTCTCTCGTTTGTTTGCAGATGACAACAGCGAGAGTGAGAGCGACTCGGATGACAGGTTCAAAGGTGAGAGATCGATGCACGCCGCTGAAAGCAGTCCCCAGGAGCAGGGCGGAGAGTTTGGGTCTAGTGCAGAGCTATGCAGAGCGCAAACAAGCGTGCAAGCCCTGTGATTTCCCAGCAGGCTCTGTGTCGGGAAAGAGGCCTTTAAGCAGAGCAGACGCTCCTCAGGCTTGTGCTGGATCAGACCCataaacacagagctctgcatgCCAGCACAAAACCTGTATTTCATTAGAAGGGCATTAGGGAGCATAGGAGGGATTGGGACAATACAGTTTGGCTGCATATCTCCATCAGTGACCTCCAGTGTGCTTCTGTATGAATTGTGTGTTtccaaacaagcacacacacacacaggttgaCACTGTGGATTGGTTTTAATCACTGTGGAAACAGGCTTACCTGGTTTCTGTTTCTATACTCTTCTAATCCAGCCATGGAAAGCTGCACATTTTCCTTGTAGTTTCACTGATGCAGAATCACAGTATTTccgacattttttttaacattcatgaAATGCTAGCTAATAAAATGCTGGTGAGCCTTATTATCAGAAACAGGAAGAAGTGTGGTGTGAATAGAACATGTGGTGGATTACAATGCATATAAGGAAGACCCCAAAACAAAGTGAGAGTGAAATCTAAACAGTCTTGCACTGGCACAGCTAATGGTCATCAGAAACCGAATGAGTTCCGGTGGTACAGACGAGAAGCTGCAGTCGCACATGCGCATGTGAGCGGTAATGTAAGGGCTCTCgtccctgcagcacacacacagcggctGCAGAAGCTGCAGTAGCACATGCGCACGTGAACAGGCCTGAAAGGGCTCTCTGCCCCTGCAGCACACACGCAGTGGCTGCGGAAGCTGCAGTCGCACATGCGCATGTGAACAGGCCTGAAAGGGCTCTCTGCCCCTGCAGCACACACGCAGTGGCTGCGGAAGCTGCAGTCGCACATGCGCATGTGAGCGGTAATGTAAGGGCTCTCTGTCCCTGCAGCACACACGCAGCGGCTGCAGAAGCTGCAGACGATGTTGCAGTGCGCCCCGAGCTACCGCActctggagctgcagctgctggagtGGCAGGAGCGAGAGCTCTTCCAGTACTTTGTGGTGGTGTCCCTGAAGAAGAAGCCCAGCAAGAGCTCCTACACCCCAGAGGTCACTTACCAGTTCCCCAAGGTAATGCACTAACTGCCAAAATCATCAAAATGCCAAAACCAGATCGGGTCAGATGTgccagaataaaaatgtatactcaGCTTcttcggtgtgttgaccaaaacaaattcctcgtatgtgtaaatgtacttggcaataaaatacgattctgattctgattctgattctgatttaaCTGGTCAATTAAGGGTTGAGTAAAGAAAGACAACACACCGTGCAACTCACCAGGACATGAGGACCCCAGTACaccctgtggttctccaggaccagggttggggacccctATGCTTGATAGCTATGGGCCAGAGAGGGCCAGGCTAGTCCCTTCAGTGTTGGTTCTGTGTCATCTTCTTTAGTCTAGATATTGAtagtgtctgtctgcagccacTGTTGTGGAGACATTTACGAGTCTGGCAGAACAAACCAGATGTAAATCCTGTGTGCAATTAAGGTCATTGCTTAAATGTCAACGGGAGTTTATTGATCCTTTCTGAAGTTCTGAAGAATCCTGGTGTCTGCATGAGATTGCTGGGGTTATATATTGTCTGTGATTGTGTTTATTCGTTTAGTTAATGTTAGTGAGTGCTGGCTTATATTTGGTCTGATGGGTTAGAGCCATTTAttgtcagtgtgtgcagtttACAGGAAGCCCTGGAAATGAATGAGGACTGTCAGCCAGTGCAgaggtctctctctgtgtctgtaaaaTGCTGTTTGTCTAAgagctgtcctcctcctcctcctcttcctcccagcTCGAGAGGCCCACAAAGCAGATGAGGGAGGCTGAGCAGCGGCTCAAGGCCATCCCCCAGTTCTGCTTCCCCGATGCCAAGGACTGGAGCCCAGTGTCTGAGTACAGCAGGTAGGGTCCTACTGTATCATAACCGCCACCGAGTTACACCAGGCGCTGGTGGTTAGGTGGTTAGAGCTATTGCCTGATGAAGATTTCTCTCCTTATCACCTGCAGTATTGTACATGACTGCGTTGTAAATGAATagttagagaactgggcttggaACTCAGAGGTTTGATTACCAGGTGGGACACTGGCGTTCCATTCCTGAGCAGAATTACTGAACCCGAAGAGCTGGATAAGTGCCTAAATGTGAATGCTGTGGACCCTGTGTGTTTGACTGCAGTGAGACTTTCTCCTTCATGTTGACTGGAGAGGATGGGAGCAGGTGCTTTGGATACTGCAGAAGGCTGCTGGTAAGCACTCACATTCCTCCCTACCACCAACCTACCATCCTCTtgtgaactgcttgtttcagccAGTTAcgttgtgttattatttttattttttcatacatccagctgtataaatggatgcaatgtaaatgctatgtaaaaagttgtgtaagtctttctggataagagtgtttgctaaatgcctgtaatgtaatgcaatggttATGAATGGTTGTTGTTTTAATGACAGTCAGTCCACCACAGAGTCTATTTAGTAATATTTTCCTTCGTGGccctgagggggaggggctgtatCACCTTCCATTTAATGAGGCTTTCTCAGAAGAAGGGTGAGAAAGAAAGTCTGAAATGTCTGGACTTGTTACAATGAAACACAGCCCACTGATAAAGTTTCACTCTTACCCTCTTCTGCACTACCCCTGTTTCCTGTTAAGTCCTGTCCGAGGACTTGTCCCATCTGCAGGCAGTGTATAGGTATGAGTAGATCAGCCATGCTGTGTAATTGCTAGCAATTGTGCTGTACCTCTGCTTGGCCCAGCATTCTGGGGTACATTTGTCCATTTAACCCCACCCTCTGCCTGCTGGACTTCCTGAGGCTGGCAGCAATGAAGCACTCCTCAGCACTGTGATTAGAACCAAATCCCTCATACTCCATTTAACCACCCCACTTAGAGAGCACAGGGAGCTATGAACCTTACATGGACCAAAGAAGTGGCATTtctcccgtgtgtgtgtgtgtgcgtgcgtgtgtgtgtgtgtgtgcacgtgtgtgtgtgtgtgtgtgtgtgtgtgtgtctgtctaaaACCCACATTCAAGGATTTTGTTTGGCTTCAGTAAGAAGCTGGTCAGTGGTGTTTTAGCGATGAGATTAGCACACCTGTGTTGGCTTTGGAATAATGTTTCCTCTCAAATGAAAGGCACTTAGCCCTGATTGGCACTTCTGTAAGATTATCTCCCAGACTTCAGTCATCGTctatgcaaattaaaaacacGCACACGGCTGCAGCTTTCCCTGCATCAAGGTCTGGTCTGGCCGTTCCCAGCACTCacgtgactctctctctcccccccagccctgcgGGAAGGGGCCCCGCCTCCCGGAGGTCTACTGTGTGATCAGCCGGCTGGGCTGTTTCCACCTGTTCTCCAAGGTAAGCTCACACTCTGGCACTACCTGCAAATGAAGTGGGCTGAGCTGCTGACGGTGAGCGCAGTGGTGAGGCCTGTCTCGCTGCCACGCCCCCAGCGCTGAGGGAACATGCAGCACTCCTGCACCAGCTCTTTTCAGCTCCAGCCCTCCTCAGTCTTTCTGCGTTTCCCCTCATGCAGCCCTTTCCCCAGCACTGCTCACATGGCAGGCAGGCTTTGGCATCTCTTTGTCCTTAAATCCGACTTTTTG
Above is a genomic segment from Anguilla rostrata isolate EN2019 chromosome 16, ASM1855537v3, whole genome shotgun sequence containing:
- the LOC135242159 gene encoding DENN domain-containing protein 2B-like, encoding MRAGGTMTANRSTKAVSRTGGSKAHRDIPERCQSASPPPILSAGRGLVHPLSDGEECVGQGGYSQVGKGRLLSLRDWGNQSSPLRSSSPLRSHFQTQSRLIKARSISCLDNKLSIYRPVGGGARAGCGARSGQEQKENRQDGGTAGGGLNTGPVGWSTLSLGPAPSPSSSSPCTQSPAHPSAIRRKISEWECRRVALPRMSLCLEKRPSGERAGGSEGCPSLLSSPCSDKTFDVRRMSAAFSECSYPETEEDEASLSEREPTAGPRKAEPAGLFMRSLSSRKDTSAVLSRIQKIEQVLKDSPSAVPQYPSSCYARAQDRTPHRGSGVGRPGSSDSPSISKRSSVCSGTTEPGCSPGPSRARQRGSGSSAELPPSPETPGGTTTPVNPVPKPKRTFEYEVNRNNGGASPSNGLPPNSSSESPPALPSSPAPRTSRTQDGGSHTTDRDSGESEDAASLGSSQLLLSMENGSAPTETRSRPGSKSTLEESAYEDILESQKENPYEDVDLKGRAGGRKARLLFESSQEESNRMWPPQDRKFGTPAQLTSKPSSQSLRLPGAADRKCHRTARLTKRHSHDDMLLMPASHRLLSDSLSTTSDSLASYSHRRVPKLVQRINSIYCTKRGKKRLKKLSLSNIDTASLRDDNSESESDSDDRFKAHTQRLQKLQTMLQCAPSYRTLELQLLEWQERELFQYFVVVSLKKKPSKSSYTPEVTYQFPKLERPTKQMREAEQRLKAIPQFCFPDAKDWSPVSEYSSETFSFMLTGEDGSRCFGYCRRLLPCGKGPRLPEVYCVISRLGCFHLFSKILDEVERRRGISAALVYPFMRSLMESPFPAPGKTIKVKTFLPGAGNEVMELRRPADSRLEHVDLESLFSCLSVRQVLRVFASLLLERRVIFVADKLSTLSSCMHAVVALLYPFSWQHTFIPVLPASMLDIVCCPTPFLVGLLSSSLPKLKELPVEEALMVDLGTDRFIRQMDDEATLLPRKLQAALEQALEQRNAIINQDSDSESDEECNSINNLVSEAFIRFFLETIGHYSLFLTQNEQGGRVFQRQAFRKSVASKSIRRFLGVFMESQMFAGFIQDRELRKSRAKGLFEQRVEQYLEELPDTEQSGVNKFLKGLGSKMKFLHKKN